From a region of the Wolbachia endosymbiont (group B) of Gerris lacustris genome:
- a CDS encoding nucleotide exchange factor GrpE, with protein MSDSNKEKKKKFADMVSKRKGDDQEDQQTGDLSEELNILKERAVQLEDHLRRAVADNENVKRIMQKQISDASDYAVTKFARDMIDSCDNLKKAMENLKDNDPIHEGIKVAHQKIVSDLKKHGIEEIDPIGNSFDGNLHQAVVEREDNEKEPGTIVEVLQTGYTIKNRLLRPAMVVLSKKSADCESN; from the coding sequence ATGTCAGATAGTAATAAAGAGAAAAAAAAGAAATTTGCAGATATGGTCAGTAAACGAAAAGGGGATGACCAAGAAGATCAGCAAACAGGTGATTTAAGTGAAGAGCTTAATATATTAAAAGAACGTGCAGTTCAACTTGAAGATCATTTACGTCGCGCTGTTGCGGATAATGAAAACGTTAAACGTATAATGCAAAAGCAAATTAGCGATGCAAGTGATTATGCAGTCACAAAATTTGCACGTGATATGATTGACTCTTGTGACAATTTAAAAAAAGCAATGGAAAACTTGAAAGATAATGATCCTATTCATGAAGGAATAAAAGTGGCGCACCAAAAGATTGTGAGTGATCTAAAAAAACATGGAATAGAAGAAATAGATCCAATAGGTAACTCTTTTGACGGCAATTTACATCAAGCTGTTGTGGAAAGAGAAGATAATGAAAAAGAGCCTGGCACTATTGTAGAAGTACTACAAACTGGTTATACCATTAAAAATAGGTTGCTTCGTCCTGCAATGGTTGTTCTTTCTAAAAAATCTGCTGATTGCGAAAGTAACTAA
- a CDS encoding IS630 family transposase (programmed frameshift), which translates to MALRSKLLDEKVVESAKEMLKKVRNNAYVAKKLNAVIAAKKHSITAVAKICCISRKAITTWIKHIKFGREEKLFSPPQCRRKTILNQSQLEQIEVWIEENPNITIREMRIRIQERFGLNISKSTIHRNMQRMKFSYITPRPVHSGQDKNKQEEFKKNLNETIVMHSEKELFFFDESRFGTHSKVGHGWFKKGSRTQVKVKLGRENFYLYSAVNPRNGENFSLFAPNVNTACINIFLEQMSQYLGIRKAFLVMDCASWHKSKSLKIPKNIEIIYLPPYSPDLNPVERFWLYIKQNILRNKIYDTIVLLESALCKFITSLSPSTVKQLCNASYLVH; encoded by the exons ATGGCATTAAGATCAAAATTATTGGATGAAAAAGTGGTGGAATCAGCAAAAGAGATGCTGAAGAAAGTAAGAAATAATGCGTATGTTGCAAAAAAACTAAATGCTGTAATTGCAGCAAAAAAGCACAGTATAACAGCTGTAGCAAAAATATGTTGCATTTCGAGAAAGGCAATTACTACATGGATAAAGCACATAAAATTTGGAAGAGAAGAAAAATTATTTTCTCCACCTCAATGCCGTAGAAAAACTATATTGAACCAAAGTCAACTTGAACAAATTGAGGTGTGGATAGAGGAAAACCCCAATATTACTATTAGAGAAATGAGAATAAGAATCCAAGAAAGATTTGGTTTGAATATCAGCAAATCCACAATACATCGTAATATGCAAAGAATGAAATTCTCATATATCACACCAAGACCAGTTCATAGTGGACAGGATAAAAATAAGCAAGAGGAGTTT AAAAAAAACCTCAATGAAACTATTGTCATGCATTCTGAAAAAGAGCTATTTTTCTTCGATGAATCACGGTTTGGTACACATTCAAAAGTTGGACATGGGTGGTTTAAAAAAGGCAGTAGGACACAGGTTAAGGTAAAATTAGGTAGGGAAAATTTTTATCTCTATAGTGCAGTTAATCCCAGAAATGGAGAGAATTTTAGCTTATTTGCACCAAACGTCAACACTGCTTGTATAAATATATTCCTTGAACAGATGTCGCAATATTTAGGAATACGAAAGGCTTTTCTCGTGATGGATTGCGCTAGTTGGCATAAGTCAAAAAGTTTAAAGATACCTAAAAATATCGAAATTATATACCTACCACCATACTCACCTGACCTCAATCCTGTTGAGAGGTTTTGGTTATATATAAAACAGAACATTTTGCGCAATAAAATCTACGATACAATTGTTCTGCTTGAGAGCGCTTTGTGTAAATTTATTACCTCTCTTTCCCCTTCCACGGTTAAACAACTCTGCAATGCTTCTTATTTGGTTCATTAA
- the rho gene encoding transcription termination factor Rho: MTTINEDVLAKGKVVGQPEKSEQIHNADAVKQMTSEGAEKNKKTLDLSELKEKTAEELLELAEERKISTSGKGNGRMLKQEMIFSLMKKMSEEGGITTGSGVVEILPDGFGFLRSSSANYAPSTDDVYISNGQIKKFNLRTGDMACGEIRPPGDKERYFTLTKVHSINSTEISELRKYVHFDNLLPLYPEKSLILENNSSGDNKKDINMRAVDIVTPLGKGQRALIVAPPRTGKTILLQQMAHSIATNHPEIELIVLLIDERPEEVTDMIRSVKGEVVSSTFDEPAYRHVQLAEIVIEKAKRMVEHKKDVVILLDSITRLARAYNAVIPSSGKVLTGGVDSNALQRPKRFFGAARNIENGGSLTIIATALIETGSKMDDVIFEEFKGTGNAEIILDRKLADKRIFPAIDITKSGTRKEELLVDKAILNKIWVLRRILNPMGSVEAMEFLRDKLLLTKSNADFFNSMNH; encoded by the coding sequence ATGACAACAATCAATGAAGATGTCTTAGCAAAAGGAAAGGTTGTAGGTCAACCTGAAAAAAGCGAACAAATTCATAATGCTGACGCAGTAAAACAAATGACCAGCGAAGGTGCTGAAAAAAACAAGAAAACATTGGACCTGAGCGAATTGAAAGAGAAAACAGCAGAAGAATTGTTAGAGCTAGCTGAAGAAAGAAAAATTTCAACCAGTGGTAAAGGCAATGGCAGGATGCTAAAACAGGAAATGATATTCAGTTTAATGAAGAAAATGAGTGAAGAAGGAGGCATAACCACAGGAAGTGGAGTAGTGGAAATATTGCCTGATGGTTTTGGTTTCTTACGTTCATCAAGTGCAAATTATGCTCCAAGTACCGATGATGTTTATATTTCCAATGGCCAAATAAAGAAGTTTAATTTACGTACAGGAGATATGGCATGTGGAGAAATAAGGCCACCTGGTGATAAGGAAAGATATTTTACTTTAACTAAGGTTCACAGTATAAACTCTACTGAAATCAGTGAATTAAGAAAGTACGTACATTTTGATAATTTGCTTCCACTTTATCCTGAAAAAAGCCTCATCCTTGAAAACAACAGTAGCGGAGATAATAAAAAAGATATAAACATGCGTGCTGTAGATATAGTTACACCTCTTGGAAAAGGACAAAGAGCATTGATAGTTGCTCCACCTCGTACGGGAAAAACGATATTGCTTCAGCAAATGGCTCACTCTATAGCTACAAATCATCCTGAAATAGAACTAATAGTATTACTGATAGATGAAAGACCCGAAGAGGTGACAGATATGATACGCTCTGTAAAGGGTGAAGTGGTAAGCTCTACATTTGATGAACCTGCCTACCGTCATGTCCAACTTGCTGAAATAGTAATAGAAAAAGCTAAAAGAATGGTTGAACACAAAAAAGATGTAGTGATTTTGCTTGATTCTATAACTCGCCTTGCACGTGCTTATAATGCAGTCATTCCTTCGTCTGGAAAGGTTCTAACCGGCGGTGTAGATTCAAATGCGCTACAAAGACCAAAACGCTTTTTTGGAGCAGCTCGTAATATTGAAAATGGTGGTTCTTTGACAATCATCGCTACAGCCCTTATAGAAACTGGTTCAAAAATGGATGATGTTATTTTTGAAGAGTTTAAAGGTACGGGTAATGCTGAAATTATACTAGATAGAAAACTTGCTGATAAACGTATATTCCCTGCTATTGATATTACAAAATCCGGAACAAGGAAAGAAGAGCTATTAGTTGATAAGGCCATACTAAATAAAATATGGGTATTGCGTAGGATACTTAACCCTATGGGATCTGTTGAAGCAATGGAGTTTTTACGTGACAAATTACTTTTAACAAAGAGCAATGCTGACTTTTTTAACTCCATGAATCACTAA
- a CDS encoding SurA N-terminal domain-containing protein, whose product MSIRNFFTKAIVLLLVCLLIFMGIGNLLSNDDERKELAKVGKEVITSDEYKLLYQNYEKQISGSDVSKGQVKKLKYDLLNALIEQKLLFNLISELGLKVGEESIKSHIKNTKYFQDDKGEFDHNKFHQTLNSLHITEKEYIEKLEKILPAMMFMTSLFKDNYPVTFGENVDEQIYKNRYQTRVVDIVKITEDAITDVPEPDDQALLDLYERNKSNFYYPEYRTAQYISLDQKYFENQIRISDEEVDSIIEHQELKNQRDIFNVIFPTKEKAEIARRALEESKASFEQIIEEFNKVKLDETRVNNITKDFLPENMREKVFALKTGEVSEVLTSNFGWHVIKVESIHQISDEDLVDLKKDIRSVLTNQKSFEKVNDFINQVNYKIYNGAMIEEISSEYNLPIQTIGPVDTNGKDQSGNEVGNSSDFISFIFSRKKDQKSYFNSVRDTVVGVKITDIIPPELQSFEESRESAAKLWHSEFIKERMFEMGQKVAVQLREKTDLKEMQGVELVKGQQIQRNEQIYPFSFIEEIFNMKTTDSVTDPIQYNSEIIIGVLKEMHSSNGKLNMLDTGKREMISLKEQLIRYLKSKYTVEVNHAMIDDI is encoded by the coding sequence ATGAGTATTAGAAATTTTTTTACCAAAGCAATCGTTCTTCTTTTAGTTTGCTTATTAATCTTTATGGGGATTGGCAATCTTTTATCAAATGATGATGAAAGGAAAGAATTAGCTAAAGTAGGAAAGGAAGTTATAACATCAGATGAATATAAATTACTATATCAAAATTATGAAAAGCAAATTTCTGGATCTGATGTAAGTAAAGGACAAGTAAAAAAGCTGAAATATGATTTACTTAACGCACTTATAGAGCAAAAACTATTGTTTAACCTAATTAGCGAACTTGGATTAAAAGTTGGAGAAGAATCTATCAAAAGCCATATTAAAAATACCAAGTACTTTCAGGATGATAAAGGAGAATTTGACCATAATAAATTCCATCAAACTCTAAATAGCCTGCATATAACAGAAAAGGAATATATAGAAAAACTAGAGAAAATCCTGCCTGCAATGATGTTCATGACTTCGTTATTTAAAGATAATTATCCGGTAACTTTTGGTGAGAATGTTGATGAGCAGATATACAAAAATCGCTACCAAACTAGAGTAGTTGATATTGTTAAAATAACTGAGGATGCAATTACAGACGTTCCTGAACCAGATGATCAAGCCTTACTTGATTTGTATGAAAGAAATAAGTCCAATTTTTATTACCCTGAGTATCGAACTGCGCAATACATTTCTCTGGATCAAAAATATTTTGAAAATCAAATCAGAATTTCAGATGAAGAGGTTGATAGTATAATAGAACATCAGGAACTTAAAAATCAAAGAGACATATTCAATGTGATATTTCCTACCAAAGAAAAAGCTGAAATAGCAAGAAGAGCACTTGAAGAAAGTAAAGCAAGCTTTGAACAAATAATAGAAGAGTTTAATAAAGTGAAACTCGATGAAACCAGAGTAAATAATATAACTAAGGATTTCTTACCTGAAAATATGAGAGAAAAGGTATTTGCTCTCAAAACAGGTGAAGTAAGTGAAGTTTTAACAAGCAATTTTGGATGGCACGTAATAAAGGTAGAAAGCATACATCAAATCTCTGATGAAGACTTGGTTGATTTAAAAAAAGACATAAGGTCAGTTTTAACCAATCAAAAGTCTTTTGAAAAAGTCAATGATTTCATAAATCAAGTGAATTATAAGATATACAATGGTGCAATGATTGAAGAAATATCCAGTGAGTACAATTTGCCTATACAAACCATTGGTCCAGTAGATACAAATGGAAAAGACCAAAGTGGTAATGAAGTAGGAAATTCTAGTGATTTCATTTCTTTCATTTTTTCACGCAAGAAAGATCAGAAGAGTTATTTTAACAGCGTCAGAGACACTGTTGTTGGTGTAAAAATCACTGATATCATTCCTCCTGAATTACAAAGTTTTGAAGAAAGTAGGGAATCAGCCGCAAAGCTTTGGCATAGTGAGTTTATAAAAGAAAGAATGTTTGAAATGGGGCAAAAAGTTGCAGTCCAATTAAGAGAAAAGACAGATTTGAAAGAAATGCAAGGTGTAGAATTGGTTAAAGGCCAGCAAATACAACGCAATGAACAAATCTACCCTTTTTCTTTTATAGAAGAGATTTTCAATATGAAAACAACTGATTCGGTAACAGATCCTATTCAATACAATAGTGAAATTATAATAGGTGTTCTAAAAGAAATGCATTCATCAAATGGCAAATTAAACATGCTTGACACCGGAAAGCGTGAGATGATATCGTTAAAGGAGCAGCTAATTCGCTATCTAAAATCAAAGTATACAGTTGAAGTTAATCATGCTATGATTGATGATATATAA
- a CDS encoding riboflavin synthase: protein MFKGIIKDIGTITDITIHPNSDQIFHIETQNLSSINKGDSISCSGVCLTVVNIMSDVFTVQVSQETMKVSNLNTWEIGKKINLEQAMKLSDRIDGHLVQGHVDGIVRILITEQNLDSHEIKLSCPQELIKFVAKKGSVTLDGVSLTVNSVVNQEFTVNIIPYTWKNTTFQYNKTGNYLNLEVDTIARYLDQLMKYKHN, encoded by the coding sequence ATGTTTAAAGGAATTATCAAAGATATTGGCACTATAACTGATATCACTATCCACCCTAACTCTGATCAAATCTTCCATATTGAGACACAAAATTTATCCTCTATAAACAAAGGAGATTCAATATCCTGCTCCGGAGTGTGTTTAACTGTTGTCAACATAATGAGCGATGTATTCACAGTTCAAGTATCTCAAGAAACCATGAAGGTTTCTAACTTAAATACGTGGGAAATAGGGAAAAAAATAAACCTAGAACAAGCAATGAAACTGAGTGACAGAATTGACGGCCACTTGGTTCAGGGTCATGTTGATGGGATAGTAAGAATTTTAATAACTGAACAAAATTTAGATTCTCATGAAATCAAGCTATCGTGCCCACAAGAATTAATTAAATTTGTTGCGAAAAAAGGTTCTGTAACGCTAGATGGGGTTTCTCTCACAGTAAATTCAGTTGTCAATCAAGAATTTACTGTAAATATCATTCCCTACACATGGAAAAATACAACTTTTCAATATAATAAAACAGGTAATTACCTAAACTTAGAAGTTGATACAATTGCTCGGTACTTAGATCAGTTGATGAAATATAAACACAATTAG
- a CDS encoding cell cycle transcriptional regulator TrcR, with translation MGDVFLMSMESSKDNKDRNEQFLMQVAAWLVDNTSLTFNQIAQCCKLSLEKVQDIADEEIEVEKYDPIISEIITEKEIDNCKKNPNRVPNLIIKNIKKRAKTVSILGFASTARRRDKPNAIYYLVKKFPILNNNVIAKLVSTTNYTVEQVRDRSHHNMLNIKPQDPVLLGLCSQENLEAEVERAKVEEEKKQRLKNINNSY, from the coding sequence ATGGGAGATGTTTTTTTGATGTCAATGGAATCTTCTAAAGACAATAAGGATAGAAATGAACAATTTCTCATGCAAGTAGCTGCTTGGTTGGTTGATAACACTAGCTTAACTTTTAATCAAATAGCACAATGTTGCAAGTTATCCCTTGAAAAAGTACAAGACATAGCTGATGAGGAAATAGAAGTTGAAAAGTATGACCCTATTATTTCTGAAATAATTACTGAAAAAGAAATCGATAATTGCAAAAAAAATCCCAATCGTGTACCAAATTTGATTATAAAAAATATAAAAAAAAGGGCAAAGACGGTTAGCATTCTTGGCTTTGCTTCTACAGCAAGGCGTAGAGATAAACCTAATGCGATTTATTATTTGGTAAAAAAATTTCCTATCTTGAACAATAATGTTATAGCTAAGCTAGTTAGTACAACAAATTACACAGTTGAGCAGGTAAGAGACAGATCTCATCATAACATGCTCAATATCAAACCTCAAGATCCTGTACTACTTGGTTTATGTAGCCAGGAAAATTTAGAAGCGGAAGTAGAAAGAGCGAAAGTAGAAGAAGAGAAGAAACAAAGATTAAAAAATATAAATAATAGCTATTGA
- the rpsP gene encoding 30S ribosomal protein S16 produces the protein MAVKIRLARFGAKKRPFYRIVVADSRAPRDGRFIEKIGQYDPMLPKDNKSRVVVKADRLKHWLSVGAQATERVIWFIKKGIVDLETESKKIEKKKVEKVQGQEA, from the coding sequence ATGGCAGTTAAAATAAGGTTGGCAAGGTTTGGGGCAAAGAAACGTCCTTTTTATAGGATAGTTGTAGCCGACTCACGAGCACCAAGAGATGGACGCTTTATTGAGAAAATAGGACAATATGATCCAATGTTGCCAAAAGACAATAAAAGTCGTGTTGTGGTAAAAGCTGATAGATTAAAACATTGGCTCAGTGTAGGAGCGCAAGCAACTGAAAGGGTAATATGGTTCATTAAAAAAGGCATAGTAGATTTAGAAACGGAATCGAAAAAAATAGAAAAGAAAAAAGTTGAGAAAGTACAAGGGCAAGAAGCATAA
- a CDS encoding IS630 family transposase (programmed frameshift), giving the protein MALRSKLLDEKVVESAKEMLKKVRNNAYVAKKLNAVIAAKKHSITAVAKICCISRKAITTWIKHIKFGREEKLFSPPQRRRKTILNQSQLEQIEVWIEENPNITIREMRIRIQERFGLNISKSTIHRNMQRMKFSYITPRPVHSGQDKNKQEEFKKNLNETIVMHSEKELFFFDESRFGTHSKVGHGWFKKGSRTQVKVKLGRENFYLYSAVNPRNGENFSLFAPNVNTACINIFLEQMSQYLGIRKAFLVMDCASWHKSKSLKIPKNIEIIYLPPYSPDLNPVERFWLYIKQNILRNKIYDTIVLLESALCNFITSLSPSTVKQLCNASYLVH; this is encoded by the exons ATGGCATTAAGATCAAAATTATTGGATGAAAAAGTGGTGGAATCAGCAAAAGAGATGCTGAAGAAAGTAAGAAATAATGCGTATGTTGCAAAAAAACTAAATGCTGTAATTGCAGCAAAAAAGCACAGTATAACAGCTGTAGCAAAAATATGTTGCATTTCGAGAAAGGCAATTACTACATGGATAAAGCACATAAAATTTGGAAGAGAAGAAAAATTATTTTCTCCACCTCAACGCCGTAGAAAAACTATATTGAACCAAAGTCAACTTGAACAAATTGAGGTGTGGATAGAGGAAAATCCCAATATTACTATTAGAGAAATGAGAATAAGAATCCAAGAAAGATTTGGTTTGAATATCAGCAAATCCACAATACATCGTAATATGCAAAGAATGAAATTCTCATATATCACACCAAGACCAGTTCATAGTGGACAGGATAAAAATAAGCAAGAGGAGTTT AAAAAAAACCTCAATGAAACTATTGTCATGCATTCTGAAAAAGAGCTATTTTTCTTCGATGAATCACGGTTTGGTACACATTCAAAAGTTGGACATGGGTGGTTTAAAAAAGGCAGTAGGACACAGGTTAAGGTAAAATTAGGTAGGGAAAATTTTTATCTCTATAGTGCAGTTAATCCCAGAAATGGAGAGAATTTTAGCTTATTTGCACCAAACGTCAACACTGCTTGTATAAATATATTCCTTGAACAGATGTCGCAATATTTAGGAATACGAAAGGCTTTTCTCGTGATGGATTGCGCTAGTTGGCATAAGTCAAAAAGTTTAAAGATACCTAAAAATATCGAAATTATATACCTACCACCATACTCACCTGACCTCAATCCTGTTGAGAGGTTTTGGTTATATATAAAACAGAACATTTTGCGCAATAAAATCTACGATACAATTGTTCTGCTTGAGAGCGCTTTGTGTAATTTTATTACCTCTCTTTCCCCTTCCACGGTTAAACAACTCTGCAATGCTTCTTATTTGGTTCATTAA
- the trpS gene encoding tryptophan--tRNA ligase, giving the protein MTEVVFSGIQPSGVLHLGNYLGAIKQWIGLQDKYKSLFCVVDLHAVTANKLPANELKNNIFKAAATYIACGIDPEKSIIFNQSAVSGHAELGWLLGCYTPIGWLNRMTQFKDKAGSDKQKASLGLYSYPVLMAADILLYQTKYVPVGDDQKQHLELARDIASAFNNHYKCSHFIIPEILTLDCTSRIMSLRDGASKMSKSDPSEYSCINLNDTNDLIVKKIEKAKTDSILGFDFSTLKCRPEISNLINIYSVLSDFNVEKVCKKVDKHDMKNFKKELADLIISVISPIREKMNSLLKDQLHLHKILKQGTEKAAEIANNNIKEIKDIIGFAQ; this is encoded by the coding sequence ATGACAGAAGTTGTCTTCTCAGGTATTCAGCCAAGTGGAGTATTACACTTGGGCAATTATCTTGGTGCAATTAAGCAGTGGATAGGCTTGCAGGATAAATATAAATCTCTTTTTTGTGTTGTTGATCTGCATGCAGTCACAGCAAATAAGCTTCCCGCAAATGAATTAAAAAATAATATTTTTAAAGCAGCAGCAACTTATATTGCATGTGGAATAGATCCGGAAAAGTCGATTATTTTCAATCAATCCGCAGTTAGTGGTCATGCAGAATTGGGCTGGCTGCTAGGGTGCTATACACCAATTGGTTGGCTTAATCGTATGACTCAATTTAAAGATAAGGCTGGAAGCGATAAACAAAAAGCTTCTCTTGGGTTATATAGCTACCCAGTACTTATGGCTGCGGATATATTGCTGTATCAAACTAAATATGTTCCTGTTGGCGATGATCAAAAACAGCATTTAGAACTTGCACGTGATATTGCATCAGCTTTTAACAATCATTATAAATGTAGTCATTTCATCATACCTGAAATCTTAACTTTGGATTGTACATCAAGGATAATGAGCTTAAGAGATGGAGCAAGCAAGATGAGCAAATCTGACCCTTCAGAATATTCATGCATTAACCTTAACGATACAAATGACTTAATTGTCAAGAAAATAGAAAAAGCAAAAACAGATTCAATTCTAGGCTTTGATTTTTCTACTTTAAAATGTCGTCCAGAAATAAGCAATTTGATAAATATTTATTCAGTGCTTAGTGATTTTAATGTAGAAAAAGTGTGTAAAAAAGTGGATAAACATGACATGAAGAACTTTAAAAAAGAGTTAGCTGACCTAATCATCAGCGTTATATCACCCATACGCGAAAAGATGAATAGTCTTCTAAAAGATCAGCTTCATTTACATAAAATATTAAAACAAGGTACAGAAAAAGCAGCAGAGATTGCAAATAACAATATAAAAGAGATCAAGGATATTATAGGGTTTGCTCAATAG
- a CDS encoding polyprenyl synthetase family protein encodes MLNTDLTKSSKLDDIVSSDLLAMNDFIFKNVNDEGTKLATNIASHLINSGGKKIRPKLIFIICKMLNYSGESRVNIAASVEFIHNATLLHDDVLDESKARHGVATANKIWGNKSSILVGDLLLTLAFRWLIECGNLSVLSILSKASNLLVKGEIKQMTTRFDPNTIRKNYFNIIGEKTASLFSACCEAASVVSGATSDETERLRNFGFNFGMAFQIIDDVLDYTANQGTLGKQLGKDFFEGKVTLPSIIAYEKGSPSEQKFWEKSFSSARHNFDQALQYINHHNAIHISMEEAEHYINMAQSNIDTFSDSLYKTALIDFLNASIERQG; translated from the coding sequence ATGCTAAACACTGATTTAACAAAAAGTAGTAAATTAGATGATATTGTATCTTCTGATTTATTGGCTATGAATGACTTTATCTTCAAAAATGTCAATGATGAAGGTACTAAGCTTGCTACTAATATTGCATCTCATCTTATTAATTCAGGAGGAAAAAAGATAAGGCCTAAGCTCATTTTTATTATATGTAAAATGCTGAATTACTCTGGAGAGAGTAGGGTCAACATTGCTGCATCGGTAGAATTTATACACAACGCTACTTTACTTCATGATGATGTGCTTGATGAAAGTAAGGCACGCCATGGAGTTGCAACAGCAAATAAAATTTGGGGGAATAAATCAAGCATTTTAGTTGGTGATCTATTATTGACCTTAGCATTTAGATGGCTTATAGAATGTGGGAATTTAAGTGTTCTCTCTATTTTATCTAAGGCATCTAATTTGCTTGTCAAGGGTGAGATAAAGCAGATGACAACGCGTTTTGACCCTAACACAATTAGGAAAAATTATTTTAATATCATTGGAGAAAAGACAGCATCTTTATTTTCTGCATGCTGCGAGGCTGCATCAGTAGTATCTGGAGCCACAAGTGATGAAACAGAGAGGCTAAGGAATTTCGGGTTTAATTTTGGTATGGCATTCCAAATAATTGATGACGTGCTAGATTATACTGCTAATCAAGGCACTTTAGGAAAGCAACTTGGAAAAGATTTTTTTGAAGGTAAAGTCACTTTACCTTCTATTATAGCATATGAAAAAGGCAGCCCATCAGAACAAAAATTCTGGGAGAAATCTTTTTCTTCAGCTAGACACAATTTTGACCAAGCATTACAATATATTAATCATCATAATGCCATTCATATTTCTATGGAAGAAGCTGAACACTATATTAATATGGCGCAAAGTAATATTGATACTTTTTCTGATTCTCTTTATAAAACTGCTTTGATTGACTTTTTAAATGCAAGCATAGAAAGACAAGGATAG
- a CDS encoding IS630 family transposase (programmed frameshift) has product MALRSKLLDEKVVESAKEMLKKVRNNAYVAKKLNAVIAAKKHSITAVAKICCISRKAITTWIKHIKFGREEKLFSPPQRRRKTILNQSQLEQIEVWIEENPNITIREMRIRIQERFGLNISKSTIHRNMQRMKFSYITPRPVHSGQDKNKQEEFKKNLNETIVMHSEKELFFFDESRFGTHSKVGHGWFKKGSRTQVKVKLGRENFYLYSAVNPRNGENFSLFAPNVNTACINIFLEQMSQYLGIRKAFLVMDCASWHKSKSLKIPKNIEIIYLPPYSPDLNPVERFWLYIKQNILRNKIYDTIVLLESALCKFITSLSPSTVKQLCNASYLVH; this is encoded by the exons ATGGCATTAAGATCAAAATTATTGGATGAAAAAGTGGTGGAATCAGCAAAAGAGATGCTGAAGAAAGTAAGAAATAATGCGTATGTTGCAAAAAAACTAAATGCTGTAATTGCAGCAAAAAAGCACAGTATAACAGCTGTAGCAAAAATATGTTGCATTTCGAGAAAGGCAATTACTACATGGATAAAGCACATAAAATTTGGAAGAGAAGAAAAATTATTTTCTCCACCTCAACGCCGTAGAAAAACTATATTGAACCAAAGTCAACTTGAACAAATTGAGGTGTGGATAGAGGAAAACCCCAATATTACTATTAGAGAAATGAGAATAAGAATCCAAGAAAGATTTGGTTTGAATATCAGCAAATCCACAATACATCGTAATATGCAAAGAATGAAATTCTCATATATCACACCAAGACCAGTTCATAGTGGACAGGATAAAAATAAGCAAGAGGAGTTT AAAAAAAACCTCAATGAAACTATTGTCATGCATTCTGAAAAAGAGCTATTTTTCTTCGATGAATCACGGTTTGGTACACATTCAAAAGTTGGACATGGGTGGTTTAAAAAAGGCAGTAGGACACAGGTTAAGGTAAAATTAGGTAGGGAAAATTTTTATCTCTATAGTGCAGTTAATCCCAGAAATGGAGAGAATTTTAGCTTATTTGCACCAAACGTCAACACTGCTTGTATAAATATATTCCTTGAACAGATGTCGCAATATTTAGGAATACGAAAGGCTTTTCTCGTGATGGATTGCGCTAGTTGGCATAAGTCAAAAAGTTTAAAGATACCTAAAAATATCGAAATTATATACCTACCACCATACTCACCTGACCTCAATCCTGTTGAGAGGTTTTGGTTATATATAAAACAGAACATTTTGCGCAATAAAATCTACGATACAATTGTTCTGCTTGAGAGCGCTTTGTGTAAATTTATTACCTCTCTTTCCCCTTCCACGGTTAAACAACTCTGCAATGCTTCTTATTTGGTTCATTAA